One window of the Peptacetobacter hiranonis genome contains the following:
- a CDS encoding sulfite exporter TauE/SafE family protein: MINLIRIILLSFTGMQGFLMISDYSKAKRENRLEDESCVKAGIAGMVGNFFDTLGVSSFAVIIAMGKAMKMKFKDKELPAMLNISCAIPNITEALIFLTAIEVDPTTLVSMLIAAGMGSYIGAGIVEKLDEKKIQLAMGIALFITASVIFMGLPWVNLLPVGGESIGLYGSKLFIGVTLNFIYGALMTAGIGLYAPCMATTYILGMSPKCAFPIMMGSCAVLMPIASTRFIKDGHYPRKTSLWITIGGVVGVFAAAYIFNSMPMNMVKVLCVFVIYYTSYGMLKKALKREENKLIEA, encoded by the coding sequence ATGATAAATTTAATAAGAATTATACTACTATCATTTACCGGAATGCAGGGATTTTTAATGATTAGCGATTATTCTAAAGCCAAAAGAGAAAATCGACTAGAAGATGAAAGCTGTGTAAAAGCCGGAATAGCAGGGATGGTAGGTAACTTTTTCGACACATTGGGGGTAAGTTCTTTTGCTGTCATAATAGCTATGGGAAAAGCTATGAAGATGAAATTTAAGGATAAAGAGCTCCCAGCAATGCTAAACATATCTTGTGCTATACCAAATATAACAGAAGCACTGATATTTTTAACAGCTATAGAGGTAGATCCAACAACACTTGTGTCTATGTTAATAGCTGCAGGAATGGGATCTTACATAGGAGCTGGAATAGTAGAAAAGCTTGATGAAAAGAAAATACAGCTTGCTATGGGAATAGCACTGTTTATAACTGCGAGTGTAATATTTATGGGACTTCCATGGGTAAATCTTCTTCCAGTTGGAGGAGAAAGCATAGGTCTTTACGGCTCAAAACTATTCATAGGAGTAACATTAAACTTCATATACGGAGCTTTAATGACAGCAGGAATAGGACTATATGCACCATGTATGGCAACTACATATATACTTGGAATGTCACCAAAATGTGCATTCCCAATAATGATGGGATCATGTGCGGTACTTATGCCAATAGCGAGCACTAGATTTATAAAAGACGGGCACTATCCAAGAAAAACATCATTATGGATAACAATAGGTGGTGTTGTAGGAGTGTTTGCTGCAGCATATATATTTAACTCAATGCCAATGAATATGGTAAAAGTATTATGTGTATTTGTAATATACTACACATCTTATGGAATGCTAAAAAAAGCATTAAAAAGAGAAGAAAATAAATTAATAGAAGCATAA
- a CDS encoding IS91 family transposase encodes MNVLKKQKDEKIIKKILKNHFEEFKLKYWNKVRREMRDQIENTVIKALNCGNIEKGYIKHKCIDCGEEYIQGFTCKSKFCTKCGRKYSMEWAEKQVENILDVSHRHAVFTIPEELRVYFYRKRELLKDLQDATYKVLDSFHKKKTNGDYELGVIAVVHTFGGDLKWNPHIHALYTEGGIDRNNKWFKKLDFIPYTYMKKVWRKLVLDIIKNNFRDRKTRNLINKLYKKEFYVNAERRLTNIKQATQYIGRYLARPAIAEYRIINYDGKNVTYWYENKKPKGKREITVNVLEFIGKITQHIHPKGFRVARRYGLYSRVKNKLSIEILKLYNFMRHRNISKLIKKKNTVKKNFKDRLIESFGVNPYICKKCGKDMILWEIWHYKYGLIYNVLDKSNYKRIIYEEIIEKEISLNTTTQIELF; translated from the coding sequence ATGAATGTATTGAAAAAACAAAAAGATGAAAAAATCATTAAGAAAATATTAAAAAATCACTTTGAAGAATTCAAACTAAAATATTGGAATAAAGTTAGAAGAGAAATGAGGGATCAGATAGAAAATACTGTAATAAAGGCTTTAAATTGTGGAAATATAGAAAAAGGATATATAAAACATAAATGTATAGACTGTGGAGAGGAGTATATTCAAGGGTTCACTTGTAAAAGTAAGTTTTGCACAAAGTGTGGAAGAAAATATTCTATGGAATGGGCAGAAAAACAGGTAGAAAATATTCTTGATGTTTCTCATAGACATGCAGTTTTCACAATTCCAGAGGAGTTAAGAGTCTATTTCTACAGAAAGCGAGAGCTTTTAAAAGATTTACAAGATGCTACATATAAGGTATTAGATAGTTTTCATAAAAAGAAAACAAATGGAGATTATGAATTAGGGGTAATTGCTGTAGTACACACTTTTGGTGGAGATTTAAAATGGAATCCTCACATACATGCCTTATACACCGAAGGTGGAATAGATAGAAATAATAAGTGGTTTAAAAAATTAGATTTCATACCGTATACATATATGAAAAAAGTATGGCGAAAGTTGGTACTAGATATAATAAAAAACAACTTTAGAGATAGAAAAACTAGAAATTTGATAAATAAGTTATATAAGAAAGAATTCTATGTAAATGCAGAAAGACGTTTAACTAATATAAAACAGGCAACTCAATATATAGGTAGATATTTGGCTAGACCAGCTATCGCTGAGTATAGAATAATTAATTACGATGGGAAAAATGTAACTTACTGGTATGAAAACAAAAAACCTAAGGGAAAAAGAGAAATAACTGTAAATGTATTAGAATTTATAGGTAAAATAACCCAACATATTCACCCGAAGGGTTTTAGAGTTGCAAGAAGATACGGTCTATATTCAAGAGTAAAAAATAAATTAAGCATAGAAATATTGAAATTATATAATTTTATGAGACACAGAAATATATCTAAGCTGATAAAAAAGAAGAATACAGTAAAGAAAAATTTTAAAGATAGATTGATAGAATCATTTGGAGTAAATCCTTATATTTGTAAAAAGTGTGGAAAAGACATGATTCTATGGGAAATATGGCATTATAAATATGGATTAATATATAATGTACTAGATAAATCAAATTATAAAAGAATAATCTACGAAGAAATTATAGAAAAAGAAATTTCTTTGAATACAACAACACAAATAGAATTATTTTAA